One genomic region from Ptychodera flava strain L36383 chromosome 14, AS_Pfla_20210202, whole genome shotgun sequence encodes:
- the LOC139148844 gene encoding palmitoyltransferase ZDHHC22-like, whose translation MATTTDTSIKKLPQEVTDYHKSKKTMPYRCHRCKLCNASIVKRDHHCFFMNTCIGYYNQKYFMWYCIQMFCGTAYSVITNAMYTSRVYGTKFTGGTTFIFLGPYTILNWWYKNTTSGEMFLVVFMYLSLTAGIVCLGFFLWQLWISTVGLTTFEAMNDVRGFDNGLWSNLSDVLGKFWMLGALFPIPLPQCGNGIYGNKYGEVDDDDDDDGDLTKAREGNGGSCSCGEKHKNATDTSKKNK comes from the coding sequence ATGGCAACCACTACCGACACGTCTATCAAGAAGCTACCCCAGGAAGTAACAGACTATCACAAGTCCAAGAAAACAATGCCATACCGTTGCCATCGTTGCAAACTGTGCAATGCCAGTATTGTCAAGCGCGATCACCACTGTTTCTTTATGAATACATGTATAGGCTACTACAACCAGAAGTATTTTATGTGGTACTGTATACAAATGTTCTGTGGTACTGCTTACTCTGTTATCACAAATGCAATGTACACGAGCCGGGTGTATGGAACAAAGTTCACAGGTGGCACCACATTCATCTTTCTCGGGCCATACACCATACTCAATTGGTGGTACAAGAACACAACCTCTGGCGAAATGTTTCTGGTTGTATTTATGTACCTGTCGTTGACTGCAGGTATCGTCTGCTTGGGCTTCTTCCTCTGGCAGCTGTGGATTTCGACAGTTGGTCTGACGACATTTGAGGCGATGAACGACGTGAGGGGTTTTGACAATGGTCTGTGGAGCAACCTGAGTGATGTTCTTGGAAAGTTCTGGATGCTGGGAGCACTTTTTCCAATCCCTCTCCCCCAGTGTGGAAATGGTATTTACGGCAACAAATATGGTGaggttgatgatgatgatgatgatgatggagatcTTACTAAAGCAAGGGAAGGAAATGGTGGTAGTTGTAGTTGTGGTGAGAAGCACAAGAACGCCACTGATACAAGCAAAAAGAACAAATGA